One genomic segment of Gemmatimonadota bacterium includes these proteins:
- a CDS encoding M20/M25/M40 family metallo-hydrolase yields MTIAAAEKLLGGKVLAGLPLGTTGATVSAKLDFSEKWTDYGRNVVAIVPGSDPKLKNQYVVIGAHNDHVGYRQGGLDHDSLRVAAQIRLRASMASGDLLPLTPDQATSLPKVNVDSLRKVRPARPDSINNGADDDGSGSMALLEIAENIQAMKVKPKRSIVFVWHAAEEAGMFGSRAFSSNPTVPVDSIAAHINIDMIGRGRAEDVIGGGDTYTGILGAYRLSKEFGDLVYSTNKTSASKLVLDDRFDDPTLGTLVNGVTKWPGYNNLYGRSDHARYAEKCIPIVFFFTGLHGDYHQVTDEPQYIDYPHYSRIANLIRDVAVAAGNVSKRPALDGMCVRR; encoded by the coding sequence GTGACGATTGCTGCGGCCGAGAAGCTGCTCGGTGGCAAGGTGCTGGCGGGCTTGCCGCTCGGCACCACGGGCGCGACCGTGTCGGCCAAGCTCGACTTCTCCGAGAAGTGGACCGACTACGGCCGCAACGTGGTCGCGATCGTCCCGGGCTCCGACCCGAAGCTCAAGAACCAGTATGTCGTGATTGGCGCCCACAACGACCATGTCGGTTATCGCCAGGGTGGGCTGGACCATGACTCGTTGCGTGTCGCGGCCCAGATCCGTCTGCGTGCCTCGATGGCGAGCGGCGACCTCCTGCCGTTGACGCCTGATCAGGCGACGTCGCTGCCGAAGGTCAACGTCGATTCGCTCCGGAAGGTTCGCCCGGCGCGCCCCGACTCGATCAACAACGGCGCCGATGACGACGGCTCGGGTTCGATGGCGCTGCTCGAGATCGCCGAGAACATCCAGGCGATGAAGGTGAAGCCGAAGCGCTCGATCGTCTTCGTCTGGCACGCCGCGGAAGAAGCGGGGATGTTCGGGTCGCGCGCCTTCTCGTCGAACCCGACGGTGCCGGTCGACTCGATCGCGGCACACATCAACATCGACATGATCGGTCGCGGTCGGGCCGAAGACGTGATCGGTGGCGGCGACACCTACACCGGCATCCTTGGCGCCTACCGGCTTTCAAAGGAGTTCGGTGACCTGGTCTACAGCACCAACAAGACCAGCGCCAGCAAGCTGGTCCTCGACGATCGCTTCGACGACCCGACCCTCGGCACGCTCGTCAACGGCGTCACCAAGTGGCCGGGCTACAACAATCTCTACGGCCGCAGCGACCATGCGCGCTACGCCGAGAAGTGCATCCCGATCGTCTTCTTCTTCACCGGGCTGCACGGCGACTACCACCAGGTCACCGACGAACCGCAGTACATCGACTATCCGCACTACTCGCGGATCGCCAACCTGATTCGCGATGTCGCGGTGGCGGCGGGCAATGTCAGCAAGCGGCCGGCGTTGGATGGGATGTGCGTACGGAGATAG
- a CDS encoding radical SAM protein, whose protein sequence is MVQHFTALGTRGTTTRYLSLDARGILNPPAATGMRFWSLNPYVGCEFGCAYCYARETHRWTIDRAANQRPPLPAAREAATLPSAQAFERRILVKEDAAALLRRDLHPARLDGLPIVIGSATDPYQPAERRFKLTRALLEVFAEYRGLHLTIITKSALVARDATLLAELALRHRVSIHISLAALDAALLRQLEPRTPTPKARLGATRRLADAGVPVGLLIAPILPGLTDDTVTLGTLLAAAREAGANWAGGGPLRLGPATRHTLLPWLLRHRPLLAHRYREHYGDRRGVTKPYADALNARLRTLMDRLGYDPREGMRREEELRTPSPGAGQLALFEG, encoded by the coding sequence ATGGTGCAACATTTCACCGCCCTCGGCACCCGCGGCACCACCACCCGCTACCTCTCCCTCGATGCGCGAGGCATCCTCAATCCACCCGCCGCCACCGGGATGCGGTTCTGGTCGCTGAATCCGTACGTCGGCTGTGAATTCGGCTGCGCGTACTGCTACGCCCGCGAGACGCACCGTTGGACGATCGACCGCGCCGCCAACCAGCGCCCACCGCTACCAGCCGCGCGCGAGGCGGCCACGCTCCCTTCGGCCCAAGCGTTCGAGCGGCGGATCCTCGTGAAGGAAGACGCCGCCGCCCTGCTCCGTCGCGACCTCCACCCGGCGCGCCTCGATGGGCTCCCGATCGTGATCGGTTCCGCGACCGATCCGTACCAGCCCGCTGAGCGGCGCTTCAAGCTGACGCGCGCGCTGCTCGAGGTCTTCGCCGAGTACCGTGGCCTCCACCTCACGATCATCACCAAGTCGGCGCTGGTGGCACGCGACGCGACGCTGCTCGCCGAGCTCGCGTTGCGCCATCGCGTCTCGATCCACATCTCGCTCGCCGCCCTCGATGCCGCCCTCCTGCGACAGCTCGAGCCACGTACGCCAACCCCGAAGGCGCGCCTCGGTGCCACGCGACGACTCGCAGACGCTGGCGTGCCCGTCGGGCTGCTGATCGCTCCGATCCTCCCCGGCCTCACCGACGACACCGTCACCCTCGGCACCCTGCTCGCCGCCGCCCGAGAGGCCGGCGCCAACTGGGCCGGCGGCGGACCGCTCCGCCTCGGGCCCGCCACCCGGCACACCCTCCTCCCCTGGCTGCTCCGCCATCGTCCGCTGCTGGCCCACCGCTATCGCGAGCACTACGGCGATCGCCGCGGTGTCACCAAGCCCTATGCCGATGCGCTCAACGCCCGCCTCCGCACCCTGATGGATCGCCTCGGCTACGACCCGCGCGAAGGGATGCGACGCGAAGAGGAGTTGCGGACGCCGAGCCCGGGAGCAGGGCAGCTTGCGCTGTTTGAGGGGTGA
- a CDS encoding ribulose-bisphosphate carboxylase, whose protein sequence is MDQSSRYADLSLREADLVAGGQHILVAYKMKPKAGHPYLTAAAHFAAESSTGTNVEVATTDDFTRGVDALVYHIDEATEEMRIAYPLALFDRNITDGRMMLVSFLTLAIGNNQGMGDIEYGKIYDFYVPERAIQLFDGPSKDISDLWRILGRPVKDGGFIVGTIIKPKLGLRPQPFATAAYEFWLGGDFIKNDEPQGNQVFSPMRQTIPLVADAMRRAMDETGQPKLFSANITADDHYEMCARADFILETFGPDADKVAFLVDGFVGGPGMITTARRQYPNQYLHYHRAGHGMVTSPQSKRGYDSYVLAKMSRLQGASGVHVGTMSFGKMEGTADDRDIAYIIERDEFQGPAYHQRWYGMKPTTPIISGGMNAVRMAGFFENLGHGNVITTAGGGSYGHLDSPAAGARSMRQAYDAWKAGVSLLEYARTHHELARAFESFPGDADRLFPTWRQTLGVGR, encoded by the coding sequence ATGGATCAATCCAGTCGATATGCCGATCTCAGCCTCCGCGAGGCAGACCTCGTCGCCGGCGGCCAGCACATTCTCGTGGCGTACAAGATGAAGCCGAAGGCAGGGCACCCCTACCTCACTGCGGCTGCCCATTTCGCGGCAGAATCCTCGACGGGGACGAACGTCGAGGTGGCCACCACCGATGACTTCACGCGCGGCGTCGACGCACTGGTGTATCACATCGACGAGGCCACCGAGGAGATGCGGATCGCCTATCCGCTGGCCCTCTTCGACCGCAACATCACCGATGGCCGGATGATGCTGGTCTCGTTCCTCACCCTGGCGATCGGCAACAACCAGGGGATGGGCGACATCGAGTACGGCAAGATCTACGACTTCTACGTGCCCGAACGCGCGATCCAGCTCTTCGACGGACCGTCGAAGGACATCTCCGACTTGTGGCGCATTCTCGGACGCCCGGTCAAGGACGGCGGCTTCATCGTCGGCACGATCATCAAGCCGAAGCTCGGCCTGCGGCCGCAGCCGTTCGCGACGGCGGCCTACGAATTCTGGCTGGGCGGCGACTTCATCAAGAACGACGAACCGCAGGGGAACCAGGTCTTCTCGCCGATGCGCCAGACGATCCCGCTGGTGGCGGACGCGATGCGTCGGGCGATGGACGAGACCGGTCAGCCGAAGCTCTTCTCGGCCAACATCACCGCGGACGATCACTACGAGATGTGCGCCCGGGCCGACTTCATTCTCGAGACCTTCGGGCCCGATGCCGACAAGGTGGCCTTCCTGGTGGACGGCTTCGTCGGCGGACCCGGCATGATCACCACGGCGCGTCGGCAGTATCCCAACCAGTATTTGCATTACCACCGCGCCGGCCACGGCATGGTGACATCGCCGCAGTCGAAGCGCGGCTACGACTCCTATGTCCTGGCCAAGATGAGCCGGCTGCAAGGGGCTTCGGGTGTGCACGTCGGGACGATGTCGTTCGGCAAGATGGAAGGCACCGCGGACGACCGGGACATCGCCTACATCATCGAACGCGATGAATTTCAGGGACCGGCCTACCACCAGCGCTGGTACGGCATGAAGCCCACGACGCCGATCATCTCCGGCGGCATGAACGCGGTGCGGATGGCCGGCTTCTTCGAGAACCTCGGCCACGGCAACGTGATCACGACCGCGGGCGGCGGCTCGTATGGGCACCTCGATTCGCCAGCGGCCGGCGCACGCTCGATGCGTCAGGCGTATGACGCCTGGAAGGCCGGGGTGTCGCTGCTCGAATATGCGCGGACGCACCACGAATTGGCGCGAGCCTTTGAGTCGTTCCCCGGCGACGCCGACCGGCTCTTTCCGACCTGGCGACAGACGCTCGGCGTGGGGCGCTGA
- a CDS encoding fructose-1,6-bisphosphatase — protein sequence MPTGGKSTLTKFLIEARRRVPGATGELNALITDISLACKGIAKKVAYGSLGELLATTAPSGAPLQAACHELFVRATNWGGHSAGLVSGAEDGVYHLPAGTPRGKYLLVFNPLEGAANARVNVPVGSIFSILRAPTPNADPAAEEFLQAGQRQVCAGYAIYGPATMLVLTLGHGTHGFTLDPQLGEWVLSHPGITIPDATGDFAIDPGQSRHWGVPVKRYVDECLAGHAGPRGADFRVRWIASLVTEVHRILMRGGVFLAPGGNGDSTTATSPRLLDEANPIAFLMEQAGGCADTGHGRVVEVVPGALRQTTPLYCGSRLEVERIARYHAAPPGESYDSSLFGHRGLFSSPG from the coding sequence ATGCCGACCGGCGGCAAGTCGACGCTCACCAAGTTCCTCATCGAGGCACGCCGTCGTGTGCCCGGTGCCACCGGTGAGCTGAATGCGCTGATCACCGACATCTCGCTGGCCTGCAAGGGCATCGCCAAGAAGGTGGCGTACGGCTCGCTGGGTGAGTTGCTCGCCACCACGGCGCCAAGCGGCGCCCCACTGCAGGCCGCCTGCCACGAACTCTTCGTCCGGGCCACGAACTGGGGCGGCCATTCCGCGGGGCTCGTGAGCGGGGCGGAGGACGGCGTGTACCACCTCCCGGCCGGTACTCCGCGCGGGAAATACCTGCTGGTGTTCAATCCGCTCGAAGGGGCGGCCAACGCACGGGTCAACGTGCCGGTCGGGTCGATCTTCTCGATCCTGCGCGCGCCGACACCCAACGCCGATCCCGCGGCTGAGGAGTTCCTCCAGGCCGGGCAGCGTCAGGTCTGCGCCGGATATGCGATCTACGGCCCGGCGACGATGCTGGTCTTGACGCTCGGCCACGGCACGCATGGCTTCACGCTCGACCCGCAGCTTGGGGAATGGGTGCTGTCGCATCCGGGCATCACGATTCCTGATGCGACCGGCGACTTCGCCATCGATCCGGGGCAGAGTCGCCACTGGGGTGTCCCGGTCAAGCGCTATGTCGACGAGTGCCTCGCCGGCCACGCGGGTCCGCGCGGGGCAGACTTTCGGGTGCGGTGGATTGCCTCGCTGGTCACCGAGGTACACCGGATCCTGATGCGCGGCGGCGTCTTCCTCGCGCCAGGGGGAAACGGCGATTCCACGACGGCAACCTCGCCCAGGCTGCTCGACGAGGCCAATCCGATTGCGTTTCTGATGGAGCAGGCGGGCGGGTGCGCCGACACTGGTCATGGCCGAGTGGTCGAGGTGGTACCTGGCGCGCTCCGCCAAACGACGCCGCTCTACTGTGGGTCGCGCCTCGAGGTCGAGCGCATTGCGCGCTACCACGCGGCGCCTCCTGGGGAGTCGTACGACTCCTCCCTCTTCGGCCATCGCGGCCTCTTCTCCTCCCCAGGGTGA
- a CDS encoding phosphoribulokinase has product MSARHPIISITGSSGAGTTSVTRTFENIFRREAVRAAVVEGDAFHRYDRLEMKAKMADAEAKGVRHFSHFGEEANLFAELERLFADYAETGTGTARKYLHSPEEAAPYQQSPGTFTAWEPLPESELLFYEGLHGAVVTPTVNIAHHADLLIGVVPVVNLEWIQKIHRDKSTRGYSTEAVTDVILRRMHDYVHYIVPQFTHTHINFQRVPVVDTSNPFIARTIPTADESLVVIRFANPRGIDFPYLLSMLHDSFMSRANTLVVPGGKMELAMQLIFTPMVMRFVERRRTLQGG; this is encoded by the coding sequence ATGTCCGCCAGACATCCGATCATCTCGATTACCGGCAGCAGCGGCGCCGGCACCACCTCGGTCACTCGCACCTTCGAGAACATCTTCCGTCGCGAGGCGGTCCGCGCCGCCGTGGTCGAGGGCGATGCCTTCCATCGGTATGACCGCCTCGAGATGAAGGCGAAGATGGCCGACGCGGAGGCGAAGGGCGTGCGGCACTTCTCCCACTTCGGTGAGGAAGCCAACCTCTTCGCTGAACTCGAGCGGCTCTTTGCCGATTACGCCGAGACGGGGACGGGGACGGCGCGGAAGTACCTGCACTCGCCCGAGGAGGCGGCGCCGTACCAGCAATCTCCCGGCACGTTCACGGCCTGGGAGCCGCTGCCGGAGAGCGAGTTGCTGTTCTACGAGGGGCTGCATGGGGCGGTGGTCACGCCGACCGTGAACATCGCCCACCACGCCGACCTGCTGATCGGGGTCGTGCCGGTCGTCAATCTCGAGTGGATTCAGAAAATCCACCGCGACAAGAGCACCCGCGGCTACTCGACCGAGGCCGTGACCGACGTGATCCTGCGGCGCATGCACGACTACGTGCACTACATCGTGCCACAGTTCACTCACACGCACATCAACTTCCAGCGCGTGCCGGTGGTGGACACGTCGAATCCGTTCATTGCCCGGACGATCCCGACCGCGGATGAATCGCTGGTGGTGATCCGGTTTGCGAATCCGCGAGGCATCGACTTCCCCTACCTCCTGAGCATGCTGCACGATTCGTTCATGTCGCGCGCCAACACGCTGGTGGTGCCGGGCGGCAAGATGGAGCTGGCGATGCAATTGATCTTCACGCCGATGGTGATGCGGTTCGTGGAGCGGCGGCGGACGTTGCAGGGAGGGTGA
- a CDS encoding NAD(P)-dependent oxidoreductase — protein MPQISYLGTGLLGSGFVEAALSRGDQVTVWNRTESKAQALAAFGATVAATPADAVRGAERVHLVLPDDAVVESVIAALRPGLAPSAIIIDHSTTLPAKTAERSVRLNAEGVHYLHCPVFIGPAAARQGTGTIMVSGPQALYDAVATALAAQATKVDYFGERPDLAAVYKLCGNALILGITALMADTYSVARGGDVAPTDVLAKLQEYFNAANIVAGRGKSMAEAKYAPGFELTMARKDVQLMLETAGDAPLTSLPGIAARMDVLIAQGYGHEDLAALGRDAIIPRTSPPR, from the coding sequence ATGCCCCAGATCTCCTACCTCGGCACCGGTCTCCTCGGCAGCGGCTTCGTCGAGGCCGCCTTGTCGCGCGGCGATCAGGTGACCGTCTGGAATCGAACCGAGTCGAAGGCGCAGGCACTGGCCGCCTTCGGCGCGACGGTGGCCGCGACCCCGGCCGACGCGGTGCGTGGCGCCGAGCGGGTGCATCTCGTGTTGCCCGATGATGCCGTGGTCGAGTCGGTCATCGCCGCGTTGCGGCCCGGGCTGGCGCCGTCGGCGATCATCATCGATCACTCGACGACGCTCCCGGCCAAGACGGCCGAGCGTTCGGTGCGGCTGAACGCGGAAGGCGTGCACTACCTCCATTGTCCGGTCTTTATCGGGCCGGCGGCAGCGCGTCAGGGCACCGGGACCATCATGGTGTCGGGGCCGCAGGCGCTCTACGATGCCGTGGCCACGGCCCTCGCGGCACAGGCGACCAAGGTGGACTACTTCGGCGAGCGTCCCGACCTGGCCGCCGTCTACAAACTCTGCGGCAACGCACTGATCCTTGGCATCACGGCGTTGATGGCGGATACCTACAGCGTGGCGCGCGGCGGTGACGTGGCGCCGACCGACGTGCTCGCCAAGCTCCAGGAGTACTTCAACGCCGCCAACATCGTGGCGGGCAGGGGCAAGTCGATGGCCGAGGCGAAGTATGCTCCGGGCTTCGAGCTGACCATGGCCCGGAAGGATGTGCAGCTGATGCTGGAGACGGCAGGCGACGCGCCGCTCACCTCGTTGCCGGGGATCGCGGCGCGCATGGATGTCCTGATTGCCCAGGGATACGGGCACGAGGATCTCGCGGCGCTTGGCCGCGATGCGATCATCCCCCGGACATCGCCCCCACGATGA
- a CDS encoding MoaD/ThiS family protein, protein MIRVILPAPLLALARIDGELALPIDAPVTQRRVLDAVEARYPMLRGTMRDHATQRRRPFIRFHACERDLSNELPDTPLPDAVASGGEPFLIVGAMSGG, encoded by the coding sequence GTGATCCGCGTGATTCTTCCCGCTCCGCTGCTGGCGCTGGCGCGCATCGACGGGGAGCTCGCCTTGCCGATTGACGCCCCGGTCACGCAACGCCGAGTGCTCGACGCGGTGGAGGCGCGCTATCCGATGCTGCGCGGCACGATGCGCGACCACGCGACGCAACGTCGCCGGCCGTTCATCCGCTTCCATGCCTGCGAGCGGGACCTGTCGAATGAACTCCCCGACACGCCGCTCCCCGACGCGGTCGCGTCGGGAGGCGAACCCTTCCTCATCGTGGGGGCGATGTCCGGGGGATGA
- a CDS encoding exo-alpha-sialidase, whose translation MSRVRVLVGTKKGAFILTSDGARKRWEVSQPHFPGWELYHLKGSPLNPDRIYASQSSGWFGQLIQRSDDGGVTWNPVGNEFAYAGVTGTHQWYDGTPHPWEFKRIWHLEPSLTEADTVYAGAEDAAMFRSTDGGTSWHELAGLRGCGSGEQWAPGAGGMGLHTILLHPTDPQRIFVAISAAGAFRTDDGGTTWKPINRGLSSKYIPDPTAEVGHCVHRIALHPSRPDTLFMQKHWDVMRSDDAGENWHEISGNLPTDFGFPIDVHAHEPETIYVVPIKSDGEHYPLEGKLRVYRSRTGGHEWEALTKGLPQQDCYVNVLRDAMAVDTLDDCGVYFGTTGGQVYASTNGGDSWEAIVRDLPAVLSVEVQTLP comes from the coding sequence ATGAGTCGCGTGCGCGTGCTGGTCGGCACCAAGAAGGGCGCCTTCATCCTCACCTCCGATGGTGCGCGCAAGCGCTGGGAGGTCTCGCAGCCCCACTTTCCGGGCTGGGAGCTCTACCACCTCAAGGGATCGCCGCTGAATCCCGACCGCATCTATGCCTCGCAGAGCAGCGGCTGGTTCGGTCAGCTGATTCAGCGGTCGGACGACGGCGGCGTGACGTGGAATCCGGTGGGCAATGAATTCGCCTACGCCGGAGTGACGGGGACGCACCAGTGGTATGACGGCACGCCGCATCCGTGGGAGTTCAAGCGGATCTGGCACCTCGAGCCGTCGCTCACCGAGGCCGACACCGTCTATGCGGGGGCCGAGGACGCCGCGATGTTCCGCTCGACCGATGGCGGCACGAGCTGGCACGAGCTGGCGGGGCTCCGCGGCTGTGGTTCGGGCGAACAGTGGGCGCCTGGCGCCGGCGGAATGGGACTGCACACGATCCTCCTCCATCCCACCGATCCCCAGCGCATCTTCGTGGCCATCTCGGCGGCGGGCGCCTTTCGGACCGACGACGGCGGTACGACCTGGAAGCCGATCAATCGTGGTTTGAGCTCCAAGTACATCCCCGATCCGACCGCCGAGGTCGGCCACTGCGTGCACCGGATCGCGCTGCACCCGTCGCGGCCCGACACGCTCTTCATGCAGAAGCACTGGGACGTGATGCGCAGCGATGACGCCGGGGAGAACTGGCACGAGATCAGCGGCAATCTCCCCACCGACTTCGGCTTCCCGATCGACGTGCACGCCCATGAGCCGGAGACGATCTACGTGGTCCCGATCAAGAGCGACGGCGAGCATTACCCGCTCGAAGGGAAGCTGCGTGTCTATCGCAGCCGCACCGGCGGCCACGAGTGGGAGGCGCTCACCAAGGGACTGCCGCAGCAGGATTGCTACGTCAACGTGCTTCGCGATGCGATGGCGGTGGACACGCTGGACGATTGCGGAGTGTACTTCGGCACCACCGGTGGCCAGGTCTACGCCTCGACCAATGGGGGCGACAGCTGGGAAGCGATCGTGCGCGATCTCCCGGCCGTGCTCTCGGTCGAAGTGCAGACGCTGCCGTGA
- a CDS encoding PBP1A family penicillin-binding protein, with protein sequence MTTQEFVQRLRDRALALRPYLTVRRIGATVAVGMALGTLVFGTEAVVRAHLGPPESRLPTALYSRPVAWGVEEGSASSPSLIAPLEGTALEARIPVRLASVPPALVQAVLAVEDQRFYEHDGVDLRRIGGAFLANVKAGGIAQGGSTITQQLAKNLFLSANRTPGRKLRELAFAMVLEFRYDKATILEAYLNEIYLGQDGSRAIHGVGAAARAYFGKDVRKLSLAESALLAGMIHAPNRHTPTRHADAARDRRNLVLGLMAEQGRISEAAKERAQGSRIVTRPSSVSQVVDGRYFRDAALAALPRSLPPRGGAVYTTLDARLQQAAQRAVRRGVSRLPLPGVEAALVAIDPRTGEVLALVGGRDYALSQYNRATDARRQPGSAFKPIVALAALGRRGDEAPAFTLASLVDDTPLSLKTPRGMWQPSNYDGDFRGPVTVRTAMEQSLNVPFVRIGLEVGPAKIAATAKELGIASPMPLVPSLALGSAEVSLLELVRAYGVLATGGSLAATRMVLSTTKRGDVPASANAASVTHVADPATAWLVTSALQGVVDHGTGASLQERINASGLAGKTGTSSDWKDAWFVAYAPNLVVGVWVGYDDGRSLHTTGAGAALPIAGDFLEAAFSERDPDEFERPEGITEGHVGATPGEWSDGCGTTEYFLEGTEPSEHDCLYIDVPEMPGLDEVRDALQHRAARLLEALIARGFEQRRGRH encoded by the coding sequence ATGACCACGCAGGAGTTCGTCCAGCGGCTCCGTGATCGTGCCCTCGCCCTTCGTCCGTACCTCACGGTCCGACGAATCGGCGCGACGGTGGCGGTCGGCATGGCGTTGGGCACCCTCGTCTTCGGCACCGAGGCGGTGGTCCGAGCGCATCTCGGCCCTCCGGAGAGCCGATTGCCGACCGCGCTCTACTCCCGTCCCGTCGCCTGGGGCGTCGAGGAAGGCTCGGCGTCATCGCCCTCGCTGATCGCACCGCTGGAAGGCACCGCCCTCGAGGCACGGATTCCGGTGCGCCTCGCTTCGGTCCCCCCGGCGCTGGTTCAGGCGGTGCTCGCGGTCGAAGATCAGCGCTTCTACGAGCACGACGGGGTCGACCTGCGGCGCATCGGCGGTGCCTTTCTCGCCAACGTGAAGGCGGGCGGGATCGCGCAGGGCGGCAGCACCATCACGCAACAGCTGGCGAAGAATCTCTTCCTCTCGGCCAATCGCACCCCCGGGCGCAAGCTGCGCGAGCTGGCGTTCGCCATGGTGCTGGAGTTCCGCTACGACAAGGCGACCATCCTCGAGGCGTACCTCAACGAGATCTATCTCGGTCAGGATGGCAGCCGGGCCATCCATGGCGTGGGCGCCGCGGCGCGCGCCTACTTCGGCAAGGACGTTCGCAAGCTCTCGCTGGCGGAATCGGCCCTGCTTGCCGGGATGATCCACGCGCCCAATCGTCATACGCCGACGCGGCACGCAGATGCGGCGCGCGATCGTCGAAACCTTGTGCTCGGGCTGATGGCGGAGCAGGGACGCATCTCGGAGGCAGCCAAGGAGCGAGCGCAGGGGAGCCGCATCGTCACCCGGCCCTCCTCGGTCAGCCAGGTGGTCGATGGTCGCTACTTCCGCGATGCGGCGCTTGCGGCGTTGCCGAGATCGTTGCCGCCGCGTGGTGGGGCGGTCTACACGACGCTCGACGCCCGATTGCAACAGGCTGCGCAGCGGGCCGTCCGGCGCGGCGTGTCGCGGCTTCCGCTGCCCGGGGTCGAGGCGGCGCTGGTGGCGATCGATCCGCGGACCGGGGAAGTGCTCGCCCTCGTGGGCGGCCGCGACTATGCGCTGTCGCAGTACAATCGGGCCACCGACGCGCGCCGCCAACCGGGAAGCGCCTTCAAGCCGATCGTGGCGCTGGCCGCCCTGGGGCGGCGCGGCGACGAGGCGCCGGCCTTCACCCTCGCCTCGCTCGTCGACGACACTCCGCTCTCGCTGAAGACGCCGCGCGGCATGTGGCAGCCCAGCAACTACGACGGCGACTTCCGCGGCCCGGTGACGGTGCGCACGGCGATGGAGCAGTCGCTGAATGTGCCGTTCGTGCGGATCGGGCTGGAAGTGGGGCCAGCGAAGATCGCCGCCACCGCGAAGGAACTCGGCATCGCCTCACCGATGCCCCTGGTGCCGAGTCTCGCGCTCGGCAGCGCGGAGGTGTCGCTGCTGGAATTGGTGCGCGCCTACGGCGTCCTTGCCACTGGCGGTTCGCTCGCCGCGACGCGGATGGTGCTCAGCACGACCAAGCGCGGTGATGTGCCGGCGTCGGCGAACGCCGCGTCAGTGACCCACGTGGCCGATCCGGCCACCGCATGGCTGGTCACGTCCGCGTTGCAGGGCGTGGTCGATCATGGGACCGGGGCGAGCCTGCAGGAGCGGATCAACGCCAGCGGGCTCGCCGGCAAGACCGGCACGTCGAGCGACTGGAAGGATGCCTGGTTCGTGGCCTACGCCCCGAATCTCGTGGTTGGCGTCTGGGTCGGCTACGATGATGGTCGGTCACTCCACACCACCGGCGCCGGCGCCGCGCTCCCGATCGCGGGCGATTTTCTCGAGGCGGCCTTCTCGGAGCGTGACCCCGACGAATTCGAGCGGCCGGAGGGCATCACCGAAGGGCATGTGGGCGCCACACCCGGTGAATGGAGCGACGGCTGCGGCACCACCGAGTATTTCCTCGAAGGGACGGAGCCGAGCGAACACGACTGCCTCTACATCGACGTCCCGGAGATGCCGGGGCTGGATGAGGTGCGCGACGCCTTGCAGCACCGCGCCGCACGGCTGCTCGAAGCGTTGATCGCGCGGGGCTTCGAGCAACGGCGCGGGCGGCACTGA